A region of Etheostoma cragini isolate CJK2018 chromosome 24, CSU_Ecrag_1.0, whole genome shotgun sequence DNA encodes the following proteins:
- the LOC117939592 gene encoding uncharacterized protein LOC117939592: MGDAHEKKYPDFSDKWLPSLDDEGHNLMPLSLLVQIPLPLSPARFDNMSGMGDAHEKILKNIVFHYVDEDTDPKHPNLLPHEVPLPPSPHLADNVLNMWNTHEKKYPDLTNIRFPCLDDEPADAPLPMGETLHKKYPDLTNIRFPCLDDVPVEAVLFTRHHEKKYPDLTNIRFPCLDDDPADDLLHMGDTLKKKYPDLTNIVFSCRDNKPMEVMPYIGDTRETKYPGSTNIVFSRLDNEPMEVMSYIGDTREKKYPGSTNIVFSRLDNKPMEVMPYIGDTRETKYPGSTNIVFSRLDNEPMEVMSYIGDTREKKYPGSTNIGFSRLDNEPMEVMSYIEDTREKKYPGSTNIGFSCLDDEPMEVMSYIGDTRETKYPDSTNIVFSCSGDEPMEVMPYIGDTREKKYPNLTLSG, encoded by the exons ATGGGAGACGCTCATGAGAAGAAGTACCCAGATTTTTCTGACAAATGGCTTCCTTCTCTAGATGATGAAGGTCATAATTTGATGCCCCTCAGCCTCCTGGTTCAGATTCCACTGCCTCTAAGTCCTGCGCGTTTTGATAACATGTCGGGCATGGGAGACGCTCATGAgaagattttgaaaaacattgtgtttcatTATGTGGATGAGGACACTGATCCAAAGCATCCCAACCTGTTGCCTCATGAAGTTCCACTGCCTCCAAGTCCTCACCTTGCTGACAATGTGTTGAACATGTGGA ACACTCATGAGAAGAAGTACCCAGATTTAACAAACATCAGGTTTCCTTGTCTGGATGATGAACCTGCTGATGCTCCACTTCCCATGGGAGAGACTCTCCATAAGAAATACCCAGATTTAACAAACATCAGGTTTCCTTGTCTGGATGACGTCCCTGTTGAGGCTGTGCTTTTCACTCGACATCATGAGAAGAAATACCCAGATTTAACAAACATCAGGTTTCCTTGTCTGGATGATGACCCTGCCGATGATCTGCTTCACATGGGAGACACTCTCAAAAAGAAATACCCAGATTTaacaaacattgtgttttcttgtcGTGACAACAAACCTATGGAGGTTATGCCTTACATTGGAGACACACGTGAGACGAAATACCCAGGTTCaacaaacattgtgttttctcgTCTTGACAACGAACCTATGGAGGTTATGTCTTACATTGGAGACACACGTGAGAAGAAATACCCAGGTTCaacaaacattgtgttttctcgTCTTGACAACAAACCTATGGAGGTTATGCCTTACATTGGAGACACACGTGAGACGAAATACCCAGGTTCaacaaacattgtgttttctcgTCTTGACAACGAACCTATGGAGGTTATGTCTTACATTGGAGACACACGTGAGAAGAAATACCCAGGTTCAACAAACATTGGGTTTTCTCGTCTAGACAACGAACCTATGGAGGTTATGTCTTACATTGAGGACACACGTGAGAAGAAATACCCAGGTTCAACAAACATTGGGTTTTCTTGTCTTGACGACGAACCTATGGAGGTTATGTCTTACATTGGAGACACACGTGAGACGAAATACCCAGATTCaacaaacattgtgttttcttgttctGGCGACGAACCTATGGAGGTTATGCCTTACATTGGAGACACACGTGAGAAGAAATACCCAAATTTAACCTTGTCTGGATGA
- the abcb6a gene encoding ATP-binding cassette, sub-family B (MDR/TAP), member 6a: MGFIQSYCEANSSISHTWVDEGISPCFYFTLVPTILLTISFFLGTIHCIFYQKYGTAMEPKFIPRSCLYGFQLAVSVLLLIQFLGGIVWRAAKGGELPGYVVLYGCFSALGWAWAIAVLRVERRRALLMDRTRGHSIALLLFWAVAFSAENLAFISWYSPHWWWGLENNQQQVQFALWLMRYVGTGLLFLIGFKAPGLPRKPYMLLINEDERDVENSGQSLLGRTEDNQSTWQGFRRKVRMLLPYMWPRGNIFLQLLVLFCLILLGLERVINVFVPIYYKNIVNELTDGSSWNALATTVCIYVLLKLMQGGGAGASGFISNLRAFLWIKVQQFTNRVVQVRLFSHLHSLSLRWHLGRKTGDVLRSIDRGTSSINSLLSYIVFSIIPTIVDIVVSIIYFVTYFNAWFGLIVFVCMALYLTLTIIITEWRTKYRRDMNQQDNNAKSRAVDSLLNFETVKYYNAESYEVSRFEDAILKYQVSEWKTQASLAFLNQTQNLIIGSGLLAGSLLCAYFVTEGKFQIGDFVLFGTYIIQLYTPLNWFGTYYRMIQKSFIDMESMFELFEEEEEVKDEVNAGSLLFTKGKVEFENVYFSYTNGKEILRDVSFTALPGQTVALVGPSGSGKSTIIRLLFRFYDVQGGCISIDGQDISKVKQTSLRAHIGVVPQDTVLFNNTIRDNIRYGRISASDQEVEEAALASDIHDKILTFPEGYDTQVGERGLKLSGGEKQRVAIARTILKAPQIILLDEATSALDTQTERNIQASLAKVCVNRTTIVVAHRLSTIIGADQILVISDGRIAERGRHEELLVKGGLYSDMWMRQQQAQDSDSSSDTETKDRTSEKLQPPSISLGHHGH, translated from the exons ATGGGGTTTATTCAGAGCTACTGCGAAGCCAATTCCTCCATCTCCCACACCTGGGTGGATGAAGGCATCTCCCCATGCTTCTACTTCACACTGGTCCCCACCATCCTGCTAACCATCTCCTTCTTTCTTGGCACCATCCATTGCATATTCTACCAGAAATATGGCACAGCAATGGAACCCAAGTTCATTCCACGGTCCTGCCTCTATGGTTTCCAGCTAGctgtctctgtccttctccTGATCCAGTTTCTGGGTGGGATAGTGTGGCGGGCCGCAAAGGGAGGAGAGCTCCCAGGCTACGTGGTGTTATATGGCTGCTTCTCTGCGCTGGGCTGGGCTTGGGCTATAGCCGTACTCAGGGTGGAAAGACGCAGGGCCCTGCTGATGGACCGGACTAGGGGCCACAGCATAGCCCTGCTGCTCTTCTGGGCTGTGGCTTTCTCAGCTGAGAACTTGGCCTTCATCTCCTGGTACAGTCCTCACTGGTGGTGGGGCCTGGAGAACAATCAACAACAG GTGCAGTTTGCCCTGTGGCTGATGCGCTACGTCGGCACTGGGCTGCTTTTCCTAATTGGTTTCAAAGCTCCAGGGTTGCCCCGGAAACCCTACATGCTATTGATAAATGAAGATGAGCGGGACGTTGAGAACAGCGGACAG AGCCTTTTGGGCAGAACAGAGGACAACCAGTCTACCTGGCAGGGTTTCAGGAGAAAAGTCCGCATGCTCCTTCCCTACATGTGGCCCCGGGGCAACATCTTCCTCCAGCTGCTGGTCCTCTTCTGTTTGATTCTGCTGGGACTCGAGAGagttataaatgtctttgtacCTATTTACTACAAGAATATTG TGAATGAACTGACTGATGGCAGCAGCTGGAATGCTCTGGCTACTACAGTGTGTATTTATGTCCTGCTGAAGTTAATGCAGGGCGGCGGGGCAG GTGCCTCAGGTTTTATCAGTAACCTGCGCGCCTTCCTGTGGATCAAGGTTCAGCAGTTCACCAACCGCGTGGTTCAAGTGCGTCTGTTCAGCCACTTGCACTCCCTGTCCCTGCGCTGGCACCTGGGCCGCAAAACAGGCGATGTCCTGCGAAGCATCGACCGTGGCACCTCCTCCATTAACAGCCTGCTCAG CTACATAGTGTTCAGCATCATCCCGACCATTGTTGATATTGTCGTCTCTATTATCTACTTCGTCACTTATTTCAATGCCTGGTTCGGCCTGATCGTCTTCGTCTGCATGGCCCTCTACCTCA CTCTGACCATCATTATCACTGAATGGAGAACGAAGTACAGGCGAGACATGAATCAGCAGGACAACAATGCCAAGTCCAGGGCTGTGGACTCCTTGTTAAACTTTGAGACG GTGAAATACTACAACGCAGAGAGCTATGAGGTCAGCCGTTTTGAGGATGCCATCTTAAAATATCAG GTGTCTGAGTGGAAGACCCAGGCGTCCCTGGCCTTCCTCAACCAAACACAGAACCTCATCATCGGATCAGGCCTGCTGGCCGGCTCCCTGCTCTGCGCCTACTTCGTAACTGAAGGAAAGTTTCAG ATTGGGGATTTTGTTCTCTTTGGTACCTACATCATCCAACTGTACACTCCCCTCAACTGGTTTGGAACCTACTACAG AATGATCCAGAAGTCTTTCATTGACATGGAAAGCATGTTTGAACTTTtcgaagaagaggaagag GTGAAAGATGAAGTAAATGCAGGAAGTCTTCTCTTCACAAAGGGAAAGGTGGAGTTTGAGAATGTTTACTTCAGCTACACAAACGG GAAGGAGATTCTCAGGGATGTTTCCTTCACTGCACTTCCAGGACAGACAGTTGCCCTG GTGGGACCATCAGGCTCTGGGAAGAGCACCATCATACGACTCCTCTTCCGTTTCTATGACGTTCAGGGAGGCTGCATTAGCATCGATGGACAGGATATATCAAAG GTGAAGCAGACATCGCTGCGAGCTCATATCGGCGTGGTTCCCCAGGATACCGTGCTCTTCAACAACACCATCCGGGATAACATCCGCTACGGCCGCATCTCTGCTAGTGAccaggaggtggaggaggctgCTTTGGCTTCTGATATACATGATAAAATCCTGACCTTCCCCGAAG GTTATGATACGCAGGTGGGTGAAAGAGGTCTGAAGCTGAGTGGAGGAGagaagcaaagggtggctatcGCCAGAACGATCCTCAAGGCCCCACAGATCATCCTGCTGGACGAG GCCACATCCGCtctagacacacagacagaacgCAACATCCAGGCCTCATTGGCTAAAGTGTGTGTCAACCGTACAACAATCGTCGTAGCTCACAG GTTGTCTACCATAATTGGAGCTGACCAGATTCTGGTTATCAGTGATGGCCGGATTGCTGAGCGAGGACG ACATGAGGAACTGCTAGTCAAGGGAGGCTTGTATTCAGACATGTGGATGAGGCAACAGCAAGCCCAGGACTCGGATTCCTCGTCAGACACGGAAACCAAAGACCGAACTTCAGAGAAACTGCAGCCGCCATCAATTTCTTTGGGCCACCACGGCCActga
- the cnppd1 gene encoding protein CNPPD1: MDFDALFNEKTFQFSDFQEFTFLPGHQKLSERVRKRLYYGLDKDLSLDGLSCPVTDIAVEIFQKSAPSPIRKLQKKYAAHVSREACISPCAMMLALVYIERLRHRNPEYLQKISSSDLFLISMMVASKYLYDEGEEEEVFNDEWGAAGKLDVKTVNNLEMNFLNAIEWSLFTEPNDLFDLLSQLETSIAERQGMKRGWFTYTDLCVLLEQSAWSQALTAIYQHFTKVSCMLGLVYLTSVAGLIATSAVLHQLSLSQSSQSLLLPNAEISPDLSNRNSEAPHPALHLPPCVLANNSLNPQAGAIEISQDHGQSPPSVSSQTSILCLWGSMLASMGHIHPETDSDMEAPQIWSPVSFFCPGCLASLRPLQCGLRNTSTLFAHGSFDNHHATWLASSLLGWPEPGLNSRYTPPIQLGSCHPESMLPVDKAQALLMPG; the protein is encoded by the exons ATGGATTTCGACGCTTTATTCAACGAAAAGACATTTCAGTTTTCGGACTTCCAGGAGTTTACG TTTCTTCCTGGACACCAGAAGTTGAGTGAACGAGTGAGAAAGCGACTGTATTATGGCCTGGACAAAGACCTTTCTTTAGATGGCCTCTCTTGCCCTGTTACAG ACATCGCTGTTGAAATCTTCCAGAAGTCTGCCCCAAGCCCAATACGAAAGCTTCAGAAGAAGTATGCTGCTCATGTTTCCAG ggAGGCCTGCATTTCACCATGTGCCATGATGCTGGCTCTAGTTTACATAGAGAGGCTCCGACATAGAAACCCTGAATACCTACAAAAGATCTCCTCCTCTGACCTCTTCCTGATCTCCATG ATGGTTGCTAGCAAGTACCTGTACGATgaaggggaggaagaagaggttTTCAACGATGAGTGGGGAGCGGCTGGGAAGTTGGACGTCAAAACTGTCAATAACCTGGAGATGAACTTCTTGAATGCCATT GAGTGGAGCCTCTTCACAGAGCCAAATGACTTATTTGATCTACTAAGTCAACTGGAAACCAG CATTGCAGAGCGTCAGGGGATGAAGCGTGGCTGGTTCACCTACACTGACCTCTGTGTGCTACTGGAGCAATCTGCATGGAGTCAGGCCCTCACAGCCATCTATCAGCACTTTACCAAG GTTTCATGTATGCTCGGCCTCGTCTATCTCACCAGTGTGGCTGGCCTCATCGCCACCAGCGCTGTGCTGCACCAGCTCAGTCTCTCTCAGAGCAGCCAGTCCCTGCTTCTACCTAACGCTGAGATTAGTCCGGACCTCTCCAACCGAAATTCAGAAGCTCCTCATCCAGCCCTGCACCTCCCCCCCTGTGTTCTGGCCAACAACAGTCTGAACCCTCAGGCCGGTGCAATTGAAATCAGCCAGGACCACGGACAAAGCCCCCCCTCGGTATCCTCACAGACATCAATATTGTGTCTCTGGGGCTCCATGCTTGCCTCAATGGGTCACATACATCCTGAAACAGATTCTGATATGGAAGCTCCCCAAATCTGGTCTCCTGTCTCCTTCTTCTGTCCTGGTTGTCTTGCATCCCTCCGTCCTCTTCAGTGTGGGCTTAGAAACACCTCAACACTCTTCGCTCACGGCTCTTTTGATAACCATCATGCAACATGGCTGGCCTCCAGCCTCCTTGGATGGCCAGAACCGGGTCTAAACTCTCGCTACACTCCGCCTATACAACTGGGATCCTGCCATCCGGAGTCTATGTTGCCTGTCGACAAGGCCCAAGCTCTGCTCATGCCCGGTTAG
- the prkag3a gene encoding 5'-AMP-activated protein kinase subunit gamma-1 isoform X3 encodes MEPPSQVLLPGKKREIKKQEADATVYMNFMKSHCCYDAIPTSCKLVIFDTKLQVKKAFFALVANGLRAAPLWDSKLQRFVGMLTITDFINILHCYYKSPLVQMYELENHKIETWRDVYLQCSNHFLISISPEASLFDAIYFLLKYKIHRLPVIDPESGNVLHILTHKRILKFLHIFQKKVPKPPFIGRPIQELGIGTFRNIATVQQTASLYEALSIFVERRVSALPVVDEQGKVVSLYSRFDVINLAAQKTYNNLDMPMQEAVRRRTCFVEGVIKCYPDETLETIIDRIVNAEVHRLVLVDRADVVKGIISLSDLLQAMVLTPAGIDALLS; translated from the exons ATGGAGCCTCCCTCACAG GTGTTACTCCCAGGGAAGAAGCgggaaataaagaaacaag AGGCTGACGCCACAGTCTACATGAATTTCATGAAAAGTCACTGCTGCTATGATGCCATTCCAACCAGCTGTAAACTGGTCATATTCGATACCAAACTACAA GTGAAAAAGGCCTTTTTTGCACTGGTGGCAAACGGCTTGAGGGCTGCGCCCTTATGGGACAGCAAGCTGCAGAGATTTGTGG GTATGCTGACTATTACGGATTTCATCAACATCCTCCATTGCTATTACAAGTCCCCTCTG GTTCAAATGTATGAGCTGGAGAACCACAAGATTGAGACATGGCGAG ATGTCTACTTACAGTGTTCCAATCACTTCCTCATTAGTATTTCCCCAGAGGCCAG CCTCTTTGATGCCATCTATTTCTTACTCAAATATAAGATCCACAGGCTGCCAGTCATCGACCCAGAGTCTGGAAACGTCCTGCACATTCTCACCCACAAACGAATCCTCAAGTTTCTCCATATATTT CAGAAGAAAGTTCCCAAGCCCCCATTCATCGGAAGGCCGATCCAGGAGCTTGGGATTGGGACGTTCAGGAACATCGCCACTGTTCAGCAAACAGCATCTCTTTATGAAGCCCTCTCCATTTTTGTGGAAAGGCGAGTATCTGCACTACCTGTGGTAGACGAACAAG gCAAAGTGGTGTCACTCTACTCAAGATTTGATGTGATT AATCTAGCAGCCCAGAAGACGTACAACAATCTGGACATGCCGATGCAGGAGGCCGTTCGCAGGCGCACGTGTTTTGTTGAGGGAGTGATCAAGTGTTACCCCGATGAAACCTTGGAAACCATCATAGACCGTATAGTCAACGCGGAG GTCCACCGGCTGGTCCTGGTGGACCGGGCTGATGTGGTGAAGGGCATCATCTCTCTGTCTGACCTGCTGCAGGCCATGGTCTTAACCCCCGCAGGTATTGATGCCCTTTTGTCCTAG
- the prkag3a gene encoding 5'-AMP-activated protein kinase subunit gamma-1 isoform X4: MEPPSQVLLPGKKREIKKQEADATVYMNFMKSHCCYDAIPTSCKLVIFDTKLQVKKAFFALVANGLRAAPLWDSKLQRFVGMLTITDFINILHCYYKSPLVQMYELENHKIETWRDVYLQCSNHFLISISPEASLFDAIYFLLKYKIHRLPVIDPESGNVLHILTHKRILKFLHIFKKVPKPPFIGRPIQELGIGTFRNIATVQQTASLYEALSIFVERRVSALPVVDEQGKVVSLYSRFDVINLAAQKTYNNLDMPMQEAVRRRTCFVEGVIKCYPDETLETIIDRIVNAEVHRLVLVDRADVVKGIISLSDLLQAMVLTPAGIDALLS, from the exons ATGGAGCCTCCCTCACAG GTGTTACTCCCAGGGAAGAAGCgggaaataaagaaacaag AGGCTGACGCCACAGTCTACATGAATTTCATGAAAAGTCACTGCTGCTATGATGCCATTCCAACCAGCTGTAAACTGGTCATATTCGATACCAAACTACAA GTGAAAAAGGCCTTTTTTGCACTGGTGGCAAACGGCTTGAGGGCTGCGCCCTTATGGGACAGCAAGCTGCAGAGATTTGTGG GTATGCTGACTATTACGGATTTCATCAACATCCTCCATTGCTATTACAAGTCCCCTCTG GTTCAAATGTATGAGCTGGAGAACCACAAGATTGAGACATGGCGAG ATGTCTACTTACAGTGTTCCAATCACTTCCTCATTAGTATTTCCCCAGAGGCCAG CCTCTTTGATGCCATCTATTTCTTACTCAAATATAAGATCCACAGGCTGCCAGTCATCGACCCAGAGTCTGGAAACGTCCTGCACATTCTCACCCACAAACGAATCCTCAAGTTTCTCCATATATTT AAGAAAGTTCCCAAGCCCCCATTCATCGGAAGGCCGATCCAGGAGCTTGGGATTGGGACGTTCAGGAACATCGCCACTGTTCAGCAAACAGCATCTCTTTATGAAGCCCTCTCCATTTTTGTGGAAAGGCGAGTATCTGCACTACCTGTGGTAGACGAACAAG gCAAAGTGGTGTCACTCTACTCAAGATTTGATGTGATT AATCTAGCAGCCCAGAAGACGTACAACAATCTGGACATGCCGATGCAGGAGGCCGTTCGCAGGCGCACGTGTTTTGTTGAGGGAGTGATCAAGTGTTACCCCGATGAAACCTTGGAAACCATCATAGACCGTATAGTCAACGCGGAG GTCCACCGGCTGGTCCTGGTGGACCGGGCTGATGTGGTGAAGGGCATCATCTCTCTGTCTGACCTGCTGCAGGCCATGGTCTTAACCCCCGCAGGTATTGATGCCCTTTTGTCCTAG
- the prkag3a gene encoding 5'-AMP-activated protein kinase subunit gamma-1 isoform X2 has product MEPPSQVLLPGKKREIKKQEADATVYMNFMKSHCCYDAIPTSCKLVIFDTKLQVKKAFFALVANGLRAAPLWDSKLQRFVGMLTITDFINILHCYYKSPLVQMYELENHKIETWRGDSFQNVYLQCSNHFLISISPEASLFDAIYFLLKYKIHRLPVIDPESGNVLHILTHKRILKFLHIFKKVPKPPFIGRPIQELGIGTFRNIATVQQTASLYEALSIFVERRVSALPVVDEQGKVVSLYSRFDVINLAAQKTYNNLDMPMQEAVRRRTCFVEGVIKCYPDETLETIIDRIVNAEVHRLVLVDRADVVKGIISLSDLLQAMVLTPAGIDALLS; this is encoded by the exons ATGGAGCCTCCCTCACAG GTGTTACTCCCAGGGAAGAAGCgggaaataaagaaacaag AGGCTGACGCCACAGTCTACATGAATTTCATGAAAAGTCACTGCTGCTATGATGCCATTCCAACCAGCTGTAAACTGGTCATATTCGATACCAAACTACAA GTGAAAAAGGCCTTTTTTGCACTGGTGGCAAACGGCTTGAGGGCTGCGCCCTTATGGGACAGCAAGCTGCAGAGATTTGTGG GTATGCTGACTATTACGGATTTCATCAACATCCTCCATTGCTATTACAAGTCCCCTCTG GTTCAAATGTATGAGCTGGAGAACCACAAGATTGAGACATGGCGAGGTGATTCATTTCAAA ATGTCTACTTACAGTGTTCCAATCACTTCCTCATTAGTATTTCCCCAGAGGCCAG CCTCTTTGATGCCATCTATTTCTTACTCAAATATAAGATCCACAGGCTGCCAGTCATCGACCCAGAGTCTGGAAACGTCCTGCACATTCTCACCCACAAACGAATCCTCAAGTTTCTCCATATATTT AAGAAAGTTCCCAAGCCCCCATTCATCGGAAGGCCGATCCAGGAGCTTGGGATTGGGACGTTCAGGAACATCGCCACTGTTCAGCAAACAGCATCTCTTTATGAAGCCCTCTCCATTTTTGTGGAAAGGCGAGTATCTGCACTACCTGTGGTAGACGAACAAG gCAAAGTGGTGTCACTCTACTCAAGATTTGATGTGATT AATCTAGCAGCCCAGAAGACGTACAACAATCTGGACATGCCGATGCAGGAGGCCGTTCGCAGGCGCACGTGTTTTGTTGAGGGAGTGATCAAGTGTTACCCCGATGAAACCTTGGAAACCATCATAGACCGTATAGTCAACGCGGAG GTCCACCGGCTGGTCCTGGTGGACCGGGCTGATGTGGTGAAGGGCATCATCTCTCTGTCTGACCTGCTGCAGGCCATGGTCTTAACCCCCGCAGGTATTGATGCCCTTTTGTCCTAG
- the prkag3a gene encoding 5'-AMP-activated protein kinase subunit gamma-1 isoform X1, whose product MEPPSQVLLPGKKREIKKQEADATVYMNFMKSHCCYDAIPTSCKLVIFDTKLQVKKAFFALVANGLRAAPLWDSKLQRFVGMLTITDFINILHCYYKSPLVQMYELENHKIETWRGDSFQNVYLQCSNHFLISISPEASLFDAIYFLLKYKIHRLPVIDPESGNVLHILTHKRILKFLHIFQKKVPKPPFIGRPIQELGIGTFRNIATVQQTASLYEALSIFVERRVSALPVVDEQGKVVSLYSRFDVINLAAQKTYNNLDMPMQEAVRRRTCFVEGVIKCYPDETLETIIDRIVNAEVHRLVLVDRADVVKGIISLSDLLQAMVLTPAGIDALLS is encoded by the exons ATGGAGCCTCCCTCACAG GTGTTACTCCCAGGGAAGAAGCgggaaataaagaaacaag AGGCTGACGCCACAGTCTACATGAATTTCATGAAAAGTCACTGCTGCTATGATGCCATTCCAACCAGCTGTAAACTGGTCATATTCGATACCAAACTACAA GTGAAAAAGGCCTTTTTTGCACTGGTGGCAAACGGCTTGAGGGCTGCGCCCTTATGGGACAGCAAGCTGCAGAGATTTGTGG GTATGCTGACTATTACGGATTTCATCAACATCCTCCATTGCTATTACAAGTCCCCTCTG GTTCAAATGTATGAGCTGGAGAACCACAAGATTGAGACATGGCGAGGTGATTCATTTCAAA ATGTCTACTTACAGTGTTCCAATCACTTCCTCATTAGTATTTCCCCAGAGGCCAG CCTCTTTGATGCCATCTATTTCTTACTCAAATATAAGATCCACAGGCTGCCAGTCATCGACCCAGAGTCTGGAAACGTCCTGCACATTCTCACCCACAAACGAATCCTCAAGTTTCTCCATATATTT CAGAAGAAAGTTCCCAAGCCCCCATTCATCGGAAGGCCGATCCAGGAGCTTGGGATTGGGACGTTCAGGAACATCGCCACTGTTCAGCAAACAGCATCTCTTTATGAAGCCCTCTCCATTTTTGTGGAAAGGCGAGTATCTGCACTACCTGTGGTAGACGAACAAG gCAAAGTGGTGTCACTCTACTCAAGATTTGATGTGATT AATCTAGCAGCCCAGAAGACGTACAACAATCTGGACATGCCGATGCAGGAGGCCGTTCGCAGGCGCACGTGTTTTGTTGAGGGAGTGATCAAGTGTTACCCCGATGAAACCTTGGAAACCATCATAGACCGTATAGTCAACGCGGAG GTCCACCGGCTGGTCCTGGTGGACCGGGCTGATGTGGTGAAGGGCATCATCTCTCTGTCTGACCTGCTGCAGGCCATGGTCTTAACCCCCGCAGGTATTGATGCCCTTTTGTCCTAG